From a region of the bacterium genome:
- a CDS encoding PEGA domain-containing protein, with translation MDPLRNIPGRLAGAALLLLALAAAGPSGAATLDLTGPAGAVVTLGDKVLGTFPLDGPLEVAPGAYVVHCTLGGYQPYSQTVRLTYAADWQRLTVRLTPFSRRTAVGSNLLLAGLGQHYLGHGLRGYLYNAAEIGGLVTALFGELDRGNLEDDYLELADRYNAALNGDDVAELGVAAAAKYQEMKDAESLRDTGLLVAGGAIVVSMIDALLSFPALEGGGGAVPVQTGAHDIRPLAPTDPFAVHAGLRLEF, from the coding sequence ATGGATCCTCTCCGCAACATTCCAGGCCGGCTGGCGGGCGCCGCCCTGCTCCTGCTCGCCCTGGCCGCGGCGGGCCCGTCCGGCGCCGCCACCCTCGACCTGACCGGACCCGCCGGGGCGGTCGTCACCCTCGGCGACAAGGTGCTCGGGACCTTCCCCCTCGACGGCCCGCTCGAGGTCGCCCCCGGCGCCTACGTGGTGCACTGCACCCTCGGCGGCTACCAGCCCTACAGCCAGACGGTGCGGCTCACCTACGCCGCCGACTGGCAGCGCCTGACCGTGCGCCTGACCCCCTTCTCCCGCCGCACCGCCGTGGGCAGCAACCTCCTCCTGGCCGGACTCGGACAGCACTACCTCGGCCACGGCCTGCGCGGCTATCTCTACAACGCCGCCGAGATCGGCGGCCTCGTGACGGCCCTCTTCGGCGAGCTCGACCGCGGCAACCTCGAGGACGACTACCTCGAGCTGGCCGACCGCTACAACGCCGCCCTGAACGGCGACGACGTGGCCGAGCTGGGCGTGGCGGCCGCGGCCAAGTACCAGGAGATGAAGGACGCCGAGAGCCTGCGCGACACGGGGCTGCTCGTGGCCGGCGGCGCCATCGTCGTCAGCATGATCGACGCCCTGCTCAGCTTCCCGGCCCTCGAGGGCGGCGGCGGCGCCGTGCCCGTGCAGACGGGCGCCCACGACATCCGCCCGCTCGCCCCGACCGACCCGTTCGCCGTGCACGCCGGCCTGCGCCTGGAGTTCTGA